The nucleotide window CAAGCTGGCAGCCGGGATTGTGGGGCGGCCGGCGCCGGTACGGAATGCCCTGGGCCTCGCGGAAAGCGGCTACTTCGGGCAGCAGATTCGGGTACATTTCCCGCCGGTAGCCCGTGGCCGGGGCGCAGGCCCGGCAGTAGGCATACCGCGCGTCGGCCGAGAGCAGCACCTCCTTCTGGTGCTGGCAGCGCAACCCCGACGACACGCCGGGCAGGAAGTAGTCGATAAGCTGGTTGGGGCAGTTCTCACCCGGCGGCCGGCCGGTTTCGGCACATACCAGACGAAAATCGAGGCTGGCGGGCGGCTGAAACCAGTTGTTGGGCGAGTTATAGGCCAGCGTATTGAAGAGGTCGAAGAGCAGGGGCGTGGCAATGTCGGAGCCGGTAAGGGCGGGGCTGCCCTGCCCGCTAAAGTTGCCGACCCACACTCCGATGGTGTATTCCTTGTTGTAGCCTATGCTCCAGGCGTCGCGGCGGCCGTAGCTGGTGCCCGTTTTCCAGGCAATCTTGGGCAGCCGGATGCTGGTTTCGTAGCCCACCGGCAAGTCGGGGCGGGTGAGCTGGGCCAGGATGTCGGTGATGAGGAAAGCTGCGCCGTCGGAGAAAAGCGCCGTGCCGGGTGCTGCCGGCCTTTGCTTAGCTTCATGGTGTTGCCACTGCAGGGGCTGGTAGTTGCCGCCGTTGGCCAGGGTTACGTAGAGGTTGGTCAGCTCTTCGAGCGTGGCCCCGCAGCCGCCCAGAATCGTGCTCAAACCCAGGTGGGGGGCGCGCTGGGCCACGGTGCGGAAGCCGGCCGCCCGCAACTGGGTGGTGAAGGTAGGCACGCCCAGGTCGGAGAGGACGCGCACGGCCGGAATGTTGAGTGAATACGCCAGCGCGCGGTCCAGGGGTACTTCGCCGCTGCAGCGCTTGTCAAAGTTTTCGGGCTGGTAGCCGCCAAAGTTGGTGGGCACATCGGGCAGCAGCAGCTTGGGCGTCACCAAGCCTTTGTCCAGGGCCAGGGCGTAGAGAAACGGCTTAAGCGTGCTGCCCGGTGAGCGGACGGCCTGCACGCCGTCGTTCTGACCCTTGTTGAGGGCATCCCGAAAATCGGCTGAGCCCACGTAAGCCTCTACGGCCCGGGTGCGGTTGTTGACGACCAGCACGGCCGCGTTGGTAATGCCCAACTCGTGCAGGCGGCGCACGTAGTTGCGGGTCAAATCTTCGGCCTTGGCTTGCTTGCCGCGCTGCAAAGTAGAAGCCACGCTGGCCCGGCCCGGAAACTGCCGCACCAGCCGCCGCGCCAGGTGGGGCGCCAGCGTGGGGGCCGCGTGACGCTGCACGTCGAGTGGCTCCAGCAGGGCATCCTCAATATCCTGGTTCGGAAACAACCCCTGCTGCTGAAAGCGGCGCAGCCACCGATTGCGTTCCTGCCGGATGGCGTCGTTGTTCTGGCCCAGTACCAAGCCCCGGGGGCGGTTGGGAATGATGGCCAGGGTCACGGTCTGGGCCAGAGACAGGTAGTCGGGGGGCTGCTGGAAGTAGATCAGGGCCGCCGACTTCACGCCTTCCACGTTGCCGCCGTAGGGCACCAGGTTCAGGTAGAGTTGCAGAATCTCGGCCTTGCTGTAGTGGGCTTCCAGCTGCAAGGCCCGCAGCATTTCTAGCAGCTTGTTGCCCACGGTCCGCTCCTTGGGCTCCAGCAGGCGGGCCACCTGCATGGTAATGGTGCTGGCCCCAGTGGTCCGGCCCCGGCCAAAGAGGTTGCGCCCGGCAGCCTGCACCAAGGCCAATGGGTTGACGCCCGGATGGTAGTAGAAGTACCGGTCTTCCTTCTCGATAATGGTAGCGCGCAGGGCCGGTGTAATTTCGCGCAACTCGGTTTTCATGCGCCACTTCTGAGTCGGGTTCAGAAAGGCATGCAGCACCGAGCCGTCGGCAGCCAGCACCAGCGGCGAGTACTGCGGGGCGGGCGGCACCGGAAACGCG belongs to Hymenobacter cellulosilyticus and includes:
- the pbpC gene encoding penicillin-binding protein 1C: MTRAARALLLFFLCVGLLWGLDAAFPVPPAPQYSPLVLAADGSVLHAFLNPTQKWRMKTELREITPALRATIIEKEDRYFYYHPGVNPLALVQAAGRNLFGRGRTTGASTITMQVARLLEPKERTVGNKLLEMLRALQLEAHYSKAEILQLYLNLVPYGGNVEGVKSAALIYFQQPPDYLSLAQTVTLAIIPNRPRGLVLGQNNDAIRQERNRWLRRFQQQGLFPNQDIEDALLEPLDVQRHAAPTLAPHLARRLVRQFPGRASVASTLQRGKQAKAEDLTRNYVRRLHELGITNAAVLVVNNRTRAVEAYVGSADFRDALNKGQNDGVQAVRSPGSTLKPFLYALALDKGLVTPKLLLPDVPTNFGGYQPENFDKRCSGEVPLDRALAYSLNIPAVRVLSDLGVPTFTTQLRAAGFRTVAQRAPHLGLSTILGGCGATLEELTNLYVTLANGGNYQPLQWQHHEAKQRPAAPGTALFSDGAAFLITDILAQLTRPDLPVGYETSIRLPKIAWKTGTSYGRRDAWSIGYNKEYTIGVWVGNFSGQGSPALTGSDIATPLLFDLFNTLAYNSPNNWFQPPASLDFRLVCAETGRPPGENCPNQLIDYFLPGVSSGLRCQHQKEVLLSADARYAYCRACAPATGYRREMYPNLLPEVAAFREAQGIPYRRRPPHNPGCQLVRGGREKAPSIISPLANTEYVLNKGEQQQLLLSCTTDNEVRQVSWYINDQFLRTAPATERVFFRPPAGALKISCADDHGRNTDIRIVVNEL